From a single Helicovermis profundi genomic region:
- a CDS encoding M3 family oligoendopeptidase — MNKFNDFIYEKLDMESIKVEFEKLVDKFTNSSTFTEQSNVFEKINDQRNHIETMMTLVSIRHSIDTTDEFYDKENDFMDEFGPEIEEMQNKFYSALVESKFRKELEEKWGKHLFSIADMQLKVFDSSIIEDLKNENKLVSEYMKLLASAKILFDGEERNLSQMTPYAQSVERNIRKDAHACVSKFFLENESDFDRIFDKLVKTRNEIAIKLGYKNYVELGYLKLLRSDYDAEMVKNYRKQVYENIVPLSNELRKRQEKRLKVDKLMHYDINLNFLSGNATPKGSPEWIIDNGKKMYTEMSEETDEFFNFMNDHKLMDLETKKGKANGGYCTFVSDYKAPFIFSNFNGTSGDVDVLTHEAGHAFQVYSSRNYEIPEYIWPTLEACEIHSMSMEFFAWPWMNLFFEEDTEKYKFDHLTGALLFIPYGVTVDEFQHWVYENPNVTPKERKEKWREIEKKYLPYKDYSSDEFLENGGFWFRQGHIFANPFYYIDYTLAQISAFEFWNKSNIDREKAWSDYLKLCKLGGSKSYLELVKEANLVNPFIDGSIAKIIKPIEQWIENIDDSKF, encoded by the coding sequence TTGAAAAATTGGTAGACAAATTTACTAACTCTTCAACTTTTACTGAACAAAGTAATGTTTTTGAAAAAATAAATGACCAAAGAAATCATATTGAAACAATGATGACTTTAGTGTCTATTAGGCATTCAATTGATACTACGGATGAATTTTATGATAAAGAAAATGATTTTATGGATGAATTCGGTCCTGAAATTGAAGAGATGCAAAATAAATTTTATTCAGCATTAGTTGAGTCAAAATTCAGAAAAGAACTTGAAGAAAAATGGGGTAAACATTTGTTTTCAATTGCTGATATGCAATTAAAAGTATTTGATTCTTCAATAATTGAAGATTTGAAAAATGAAAATAAATTAGTAAGTGAATATATGAAACTTCTTGCTAGTGCAAAAATTTTGTTTGATGGTGAGGAGAGAAATCTTTCTCAAATGACTCCATATGCACAAAGTGTAGAACGTAATATTAGAAAAGACGCACATGCATGTGTTAGTAAGTTTTTTTTAGAAAATGAATCTGATTTTGATAGAATTTTTGATAAACTTGTTAAAACAAGAAACGAAATTGCAATAAAGTTAGGCTATAAGAATTATGTTGAACTTGGTTATTTAAAACTTCTTAGAAGTGATTATGATGCTGAAATGGTTAAAAATTACAGAAAGCAGGTTTATGAAAATATTGTTCCACTTTCAAATGAGTTAAGAAAAAGACAAGAGAAAAGATTGAAAGTTGATAAACTTATGCATTATGATATTAATTTAAATTTTCTTTCTGGAAATGCAACGCCAAAAGGGAGTCCAGAGTGGATTATTGATAATGGTAAAAAAATGTATACAGAAATGTCTGAAGAAACAGACGAATTTTTTAATTTTATGAATGATCATAAATTAATGGATTTAGAAACTAAAAAAGGAAAAGCGAATGGAGGGTATTGTACATTTGTTAGTGATTATAAAGCTCCGTTTATTTTTTCTAATTTTAATGGTACCTCAGGAGATGTCGATGTATTGACACATGAAGCAGGTCACGCTTTTCAAGTTTACTCTAGTAGAAATTATGAAATACCAGAATATATTTGGCCAACTTTAGAGGCATGTGAAATTCACTCAATGAGTATGGAGTTTTTTGCATGGCCTTGGATGAATTTATTTTTTGAAGAAGATACAGAAAAGTATAAATTTGACCATTTAACAGGTGCGCTTTTATTTATACCTTATGGAGTTACAGTAGACGAATTCCAACATTGGGTTTACGAAAATCCAAACGTTACTCCAAAAGAAAGAAAAGAAAAATGGAGAGAAATAGAGAAAAAGTATCTTCCGTATAAAGATTATAGTAGTGATGAATTTCTAGAAAATGGTGGATTTTGGTTTAGACAAGGGCATATTTTTGCAAATCCATTTTACTATATTGATTACACTTTAGCTCAAATTTCCGCTTTTGAATTTTGGAATAAATCAAATATTGATAGAGAAAAAGCGTGGAGTGATTATTTGAAACTTTGTAAACTTGGTGGTAGCAAGTCTTATCTTGAACTTGTTAAAGAAGCAAATTTAGTTAATCCTTTTATTGATGGTTCAATTGCAAAAATTATTAAACCGATAGAACAATGGATTGAAAATATTGATGATAGCAAGTTTTAA
- a CDS encoding YbjQ family protein, producing MIIVNTDFIANNVIVETLGVVQGSTIRSKNIGKDILSGFRTIVGGELSEYTEMLTEARQIAVQRMVKVAEEMNADAIINLRFATSAVMQGAAEILAYGTAVKIEKK from the coding sequence ATGATTATAGTCAATACTGATTTTATTGCAAATAATGTTATTGTTGAGACTTTAGGAGTAGTACAAGGAAGTACAATAAGGTCGAAAAATATTGGTAAAGATATATTGTCGGGTTTTAGGACTATAGTTGGTGGTGAACTTAGTGAATATACTGAAATGTTAACTGAAGCAAGACAAATAGCTGTTCAAAGAATGGTAAAAGTTGCTGAGGAAATGAATGCGGATGCAATTATTAACTTAAGGTTTGCAACTAGTGCAGTAATGCAAGGGGCTGCAGAAATATTAGCCTATGGAACTGCGGTTAAGATAGAGAAAAAATAA